Below is a genomic region from Methanoregula sp..
GGATATCCCGCAACATACCAAGCCCGTGTCCGGGACCGGCATCCTGTTTGGATCCGGTGGAAAACGTAGGACTGAGCGCCACGTAATCAGCTCCCTGCAGCACAGCCTTGATTGCCTCGCCAGCAGTACTGACCGACACGCCGATGATGAACCCGGGGGGGGCGATCTGCCGGGCAACATCGGTACGCATATCCCCCTGCCCGAGATGCACGCCATCCGCACCGCAGGCGATTGCCACGTCAAGACGATCGTTTACGATGAAGAGTGTTGAAGTCCTGCGGGCAATCCCGCGAAGGGTTCTCCCTGTCCGTAAGAGCTCGCTGCTGCTGCAGGATTTGTCCCGGAGCTGGATGACATCGGCTCCCCCGGCAACTGCACGCTCTGCAATCTCTGCATGGGTCCGCCCCAGCCCGATATTCTCATCGGTGATTACGTACAGCTCATAGTTCATAGACAGACTTTCAAACGGATCTGATCTTTGCTTCAGACTGGAGTGCTGCGGGTTTAAGTCCTGAGAGTTCATCGAAGAGGGCAACCTTGAACGAGTACGGCCCCCGTGCCCCGGCTGCTGCCCGCTCCCCGGCAATGCCGAATGCGGCGAGTGCTGCTGCTGCGGCTAAGACGGGGTCTTTGGATTCCGCAGCAAATGCTCCTGTCACCGAAGCCGCCATGCATCCGGTACCCGATATACCGCCCATCATCGGGTGACCGTTCTCTACGAGCAGGACACGTTTGCCATCGGTTACGATGTCACTGGCCCCGCTAACAACCACGGTGATGCCGGCAGACTGGGCAAAATCCTTTGCAATCGCGACAGGATCCCCGGCAAGTCCTGCAGAATCCACGCCCCGCACCTTACCTTCTGCGCCGGCAAGTATGCCGATCTCCCCGGCATTTCCCTTGAGAATTGTTATCTCCAGTTCGCTGAGCAGGCGCCGGGCGGTATCTGTCCGGAAACGGGTTGCCCCTGCCCCGACCGGATCGAGGATGATGGGGATCTTCCTCTCATTTGCCTTCCTGCCGGCCGCGAGCATTGATTCGACCTGGAGCTTGTTGAGCGTCCCGATGTTGAGCACGAGTGCATTGACAATGCCGGTCATCTCAGCTACTTCCTCGATTGCATCTGCCATGATCGGTGCACCGCCGGCACAGATCGTGATATTTGCGCAGTCATTGACCGTGACGTAGTTGGTGATATGGTGGACAAGCGGGCGGTTCTTCCGCACGCGGGCAAACAGGTCTGATAGTTGAGCAGGTATCATCATAGTCTCCAGATAGTTGGGGTAGTATTCGGATAATTGTATTACACAAATATTTGCCGCAGGACTATTAAACCGTGACAGCACGGGAGTTAAAATTAAAAAAAAAGTAATATGCCTATCGCGTGAGTTCCTCTAACGTTGCGATGAGCATATCGATCTCTTCTGCGGTATTGTACAGCGCAAGGCTTGCCCTGACCGTCCCGTCAGGAAGGCCAAGTGCATCCATCAGTGGCTGGCAGCAGTGATGACCGGATCGGACGAGAATGTCTGCTGCTTCGTCCAGCTGCTGGGCAACCTCGTGCGGGTGAAACCCGTCCACGGTAAACGAGACAACGCCGATGCGTGCTTCAGGATGCTCCGGAGCATAGACCCGGATCTTCTTGTTCTGGGAAAGTCCGTTGATCAGCCTCGTGGTAAGTATCTCTTCGTGGCGCCGGATATTTTCCATGCCTAACGTTTCAAGATACCCGGCTGCTACGCCAAGCCCGATCCCACCGGCAATATTGGGGGTACCGGCTTCGTATTTCTGGTAACCTTCAGCGGCCGTAAAACCGGTGCCGGTGACAGTTTCAACCATCCCCCCGCCAAGAATGAAGGGTTCGAGGTCCGGCTCTTTCATCCAGAGGACGCCTGTTCCGGTCGGACCGCACATCTTGTGCCCGGAGAACGCGAAATAATCGCAGCCGAGTTTGGAGACATCCACCGGCAGGTGCGGAACGGTCTGGGCCCCATCCACGAGCAACTTTACCCCATGATCGTGGCAGATCTTCGCGATCTCTTTGACCGGTGTGATGACTCCCAGGACATTGGAGGCATGGGTAACGGCAACAAGGCGGGTTGCCGGCGTGATGATCTTCTCCAGTGCATCGGGATCGAGCGAGTA
It encodes:
- the thiE gene encoding thiamine phosphate synthase; the encoded protein is MNYELYVITDENIGLGRTHAEIAERAVAGGADVIQLRDKSCSSSELLRTGRTLRGIARRTSTLFIVNDRLDVAIACGADGVHLGQGDMRTDVARQIAPPGFIIGVSVSTAGEAIKAVLQGADYVALSPTFSTGSKQDAGPGHGLGMLRDIRRQVSVPVIAIGGITRENVGEVIVAGADGVAVISAVVGAADITAAARDLKTLITRSKAGRRK
- the thiM gene encoding hydroxyethylthiazole kinase; this encodes MIPAQLSDLFARVRKNRPLVHHITNYVTVNDCANITICAGGAPIMADAIEEVAEMTGIVNALVLNIGTLNKLQVESMLAAGRKANERKIPIILDPVGAGATRFRTDTARRLLSELEITILKGNAGEIGILAGAEGKVRGVDSAGLAGDPVAIAKDFAQSAGITVVVSGASDIVTDGKRVLLVENGHPMMGGISGTGCMAASVTGAFAAESKDPVLAAAAALAAFGIAGERAAAGARGPYSFKVALFDELSGLKPAALQSEAKIRSV